From a region of the Paenibacillus sp. FSL R10-2734 genome:
- the gatA gene encoding Asp-tRNA(Asn)/Glu-tRNA(Gln) amidotransferase subunit GatA: protein MSLFQNRLPEVHRMLTAKEVSVSELTEESLAIIAERDKKVNAFLTLNEEGARSAARALDDKLASGAARGLLFGLPAGIKDNIVTKGLRTTCASQFLKDFQPIYNATVASKLQQADAVTIGKLNMDEFAMGGSNENSSFGPVRNPWDLERVPGGSSGGSAAAVAAGEVFFSLGSDTGGSIRQPASYCGVVGLKPTYGLVSRYGLVAFASSLDQIGPLTRNVEDSAYVLQAIAGYDAQDSTSAKVEIPDYLSALTGDVSGLRIAVPKEYLGAGVDASVRETVLSALKVLEGMGAVWEEVSLPHTEYAVAAYYLLSSSEASSNLARFDGVRYGARVDEGGGLLDLYLNSRSRGFGPEVKRRIMLGTYALSSGYYDAYYLKAQKVRTLIKQDFDDIFKKYDVVIGPTAPTTAFKLGSQTEDPLTMYLNDILTIPVSLAGIPAVSVPCGFAEGMPVGLQIIGKEFDESTILRVAHAFEQNTDHHNQHPQL, encoded by the coding sequence TTGAGCCTGTTTCAAAATCGATTGCCTGAAGTACACCGCATGTTAACTGCTAAAGAAGTATCGGTTAGTGAACTGACTGAAGAATCGCTGGCGATTATCGCGGAGCGGGATAAGAAAGTAAATGCGTTTTTGACCTTGAACGAGGAGGGCGCACGTAGCGCTGCACGCGCTTTGGACGACAAACTGGCATCTGGAGCAGCACGTGGGTTGCTGTTTGGTCTTCCTGCTGGAATTAAGGATAATATTGTAACTAAAGGACTGCGTACGACCTGTGCCAGCCAATTTTTGAAGGATTTTCAGCCGATCTATAACGCTACTGTGGCTTCTAAACTACAGCAGGCAGATGCCGTAACGATCGGTAAATTGAATATGGATGAATTCGCGATGGGTGGATCTAACGAGAACTCAAGCTTTGGTCCTGTACGTAATCCTTGGGATCTAGAGCGTGTGCCCGGTGGTTCCAGCGGTGGCTCTGCTGCAGCAGTAGCTGCGGGCGAAGTATTCTTCTCATTAGGTTCGGATACTGGGGGTTCGATCCGCCAGCCTGCTTCCTATTGCGGCGTTGTAGGTCTCAAGCCTACATACGGCCTTGTATCGCGTTACGGACTGGTGGCTTTTGCCTCCTCTCTTGATCAGATTGGCCCGCTTACGCGTAATGTAGAGGATTCTGCATATGTGCTTCAAGCCATTGCTGGTTATGATGCACAGGACTCTACTTCAGCTAAGGTAGAAATTCCTGATTATTTGAGCGCACTGACTGGTGATGTTTCCGGTCTTCGTATCGCTGTACCTAAGGAATACTTGGGAGCTGGTGTCGATGCTTCTGTGCGTGAGACTGTCTTGTCCGCACTTAAGGTGCTGGAAGGAATGGGCGCTGTCTGGGAGGAAGTTTCATTACCGCATACGGAATACGCAGTAGCAGCTTATTATTTGCTGTCTTCTTCGGAAGCTTCATCTAACCTTGCTCGTTTTGACGGTGTACGTTATGGCGCACGTGTAGATGAGGGCGGTGGTCTGCTCGATCTGTACCTTAACTCCCGCAGCCGTGGCTTTGGCCCAGAGGTTAAGCGACGCATTATGCTAGGAACTTATGCGCTTAGCTCTGGGTATTATGACGCGTATTACTTAAAAGCACAGAAGGTGCGTACTTTGATCAAACAAGATTTTGATGACATCTTTAAAAAATATGATGTGGTCATCGGGCCAACAGCACCAACCACAGCATTTAAATTAGGCTCACAGACTGAAGATCCACTAACCATGTATCTGAACGATATTCTCACGATTCCAGTGAGCTTGGCCGGTATTCCTGCGGTTAGCGTTCCTTGTGGCTTTGCGGAAGGCATGCCTGTAGGTCTACAAATTATCGGTAAAGAATTTGACGAGAGCACGATTCTGCGTGTTGCTCACGCTTTTGAACAAAATACTGATCACCATAACCAGCATCCACAGCTGTAG
- the gatB gene encoding Asp-tRNA(Asn)/Glu-tRNA(Gln) amidotransferase subunit GatB, with amino-acid sequence MSKYETVIGLEVHVELHTNSKIFCGCSTEFGAPPNTHTCPVCLGHPGVLPVLNKQAVDYAMKAAMALNCTIGDVSKFDRKNYFYPDSPKAYQISQFDQPIGLNGWIDIEVNGETKRIGITRLHLEEDAGKLTHVDGGFASLVDFNRVGTPLIEIVSEPDLRSPEEARAYLEKIRAIMQYCDVSDVKMEEGSMRCDANISLRPEGQEEFGIRAELKNMNSFRGVLRGLEYEQYRQAEILDDGGVVVQETRRWDEAQGKTLSMRGKEEAHDYRYFPDPDLIVLHIDNAWKESIRSTIPELPDARQARYSEELGLTAYDAGVITSSKPLADFFEGCLAYTQDAKAVANWIMGDLLAYLNSNNLELTQVKITPQGLGEMIGLIAGGTISSKIAKTVFKEMLESGKLPAAIVEEQGLVQISDEGAIKGIVEAVVAANPQSVEDYKAGKQKAIGFLVGQVMKESKGKANPGLANKLLIEVLNN; translated from the coding sequence ATGTCTAAATACGAAACGGTCATCGGCTTAGAGGTTCACGTAGAGCTTCACACCAACTCCAAAATCTTTTGCGGATGCTCCACTGAATTTGGAGCCCCACCTAACACGCATACCTGTCCTGTCTGCTTGGGTCATCCCGGCGTATTGCCAGTGCTCAACAAACAAGCTGTAGATTACGCTATGAAAGCAGCGATGGCGCTGAATTGCACCATTGGTGATGTTAGTAAATTCGACCGCAAGAACTATTTTTACCCGGATTCACCGAAAGCTTATCAGATCTCACAATTTGATCAACCTATCGGTTTGAACGGCTGGATTGACATTGAAGTCAATGGAGAAACCAAACGAATCGGTATTACTCGTCTTCATTTGGAAGAGGATGCAGGTAAGCTTACCCACGTTGATGGCGGATTTGCATCACTTGTCGATTTTAACCGGGTGGGAACACCACTTATAGAAATCGTATCCGAGCCAGACTTGCGCTCCCCAGAGGAAGCGCGTGCTTATCTAGAGAAAATCCGTGCCATTATGCAATACTGCGACGTATCCGATGTCAAGATGGAAGAGGGATCGATGCGCTGTGACGCGAACATCAGTCTACGCCCAGAAGGACAAGAGGAATTCGGCATTAGAGCAGAGCTTAAGAACATGAACTCCTTCCGTGGTGTGCTACGTGGACTGGAGTATGAGCAATATCGTCAGGCAGAGATCCTGGATGATGGTGGAGTGGTTGTGCAAGAGACTCGCCGCTGGGATGAAGCACAAGGAAAAACTTTATCTATGCGTGGTAAAGAAGAAGCGCATGACTATCGTTATTTTCCAGATCCGGATCTGATTGTTCTGCATATTGATAATGCTTGGAAAGAATCCATTCGCTCGACGATTCCTGAACTACCGGATGCAAGACAAGCTCGTTATAGTGAAGAACTGGGTCTTACAGCTTATGATGCAGGCGTAATCACGTCCTCTAAACCGTTAGCGGACTTTTTCGAAGGCTGTCTTGCTTATACGCAGGACGCCAAGGCTGTAGCTAACTGGATCATGGGTGATCTGCTTGCTTATTTGAATAGTAATAACCTGGAGTTGACTCAGGTCAAAATTACGCCGCAAGGGCTTGGAGAAATGATTGGCCTTATTGCAGGCGGAACAATCAGCAGCAAGATCGCTAAAACGGTATTTAAAGAAATGCTAGAGAGCGGTAAATTGCCTGCTGCAATTGTTGAGGAGCAAGGGCTGGTACAAATCAGTGATGAAGGTGCCATTAAAGGAATTGTGGAAGCCGTCGTAGCTGCTAACCCGCAATCTGTAGAGGATTATAAAGCAGGAAAACAGAAAGCCATTGGCTTCCTTGTGGGACAAGTTATGAAGGAAAGTAAAGGCAAGGCTAATCCAGGTCTAGCGAATAAACTTCTGATCGAGGTATTGAACAACTAA
- a CDS encoding GNAT family N-acetyltransferase: MNTIIKLNLQDDSTVNELWSLQHKAYRLEAELIGFLEIPPLMETREMLSHSKEDFYGCFDEDEELMGAIAIEEESPGKLTITRMMVGPDFFRRGIASSLLEYVFEHFSGMEQYIVSTGKLNLPAVSLYSKHGFVPAGSQEVAPGVELIDFYRSGSL; the protein is encoded by the coding sequence ATGAATACAATTATTAAGCTAAACCTGCAGGATGATAGTACCGTTAATGAATTATGGAGCCTCCAGCATAAGGCCTACCGACTGGAAGCAGAGTTAATAGGGTTTCTTGAGATTCCACCGCTCATGGAGACGAGAGAGATGCTAAGCCACTCTAAAGAGGACTTTTACGGCTGCTTCGATGAAGATGAAGAACTGATGGGAGCTATTGCTATAGAGGAAGAATCCCCGGGCAAACTTACGATTACGCGGATGATGGTGGGTCCGGATTTTTTCCGTAGAGGAATTGCGAGCAGTCTCTTGGAGTATGTGTTTGAGCATTTCTCAGGGATGGAGCAATACATCGTATCAACGGGGAAACTAAACTTGCCTGCGGTTTCTTTGTATAGTAAGCATGGATTTGTGCCTGCTGGGTCGCAGGAAGTTGCTCCCGGCGTGGAATTGATTGACTTTTATCGGAGTGGTTCACTTTGA
- a CDS encoding DUF4097 family beta strand repeat-containing protein: MTNDSATLPVQEEQQAAADLETTENKIQKKIIPPRPKRRPRKRKFIAGLLAALIPGTGHLYFGLLRKGITFIFLILLDISALLYFSSIGMQINVPLLILLALIIPTIYFYNVYDVLQSADKILRYPEDQELDDAVAKVTSPPKRRSIVSEPGISFGLLLLLGGALLILFSQKPAWLQFFIEHYSEVVVAVVLLCSGLFIGSREIVRGMVWRKKNESHNRRVGRYTASLLLIAIAIPLFLDWRDGTDYMLLLLKWWPVIPVLWGIEFLFMYFFSGRSGSVVKGTRIRLDLRGLLSAILLAVSVFIVAEQEHYLYLWKNVSLNFTAAAVDYGEAKGSKFQKSPLIVPVELNTAKISVDGINGDILLHRAPVDNIQISTTVWVDQLEGPMAEAISEQSFVEVVEGPTIKITSNSKAYGESGKRQPRMDLDISLPEDRRFNLDVRTMNGGITLQNIEAIEDISLETGNGELILHRIFGNVKGKTLNGAVRARSVQGSVELSTSAGNMNAWDVTGALKLSTGVGNISAIGNGEKIDISSKNGNLEIDGVRSKLLAESLNGVIDVRSHEVGGDWDIYSAVGDIHLYLPLLGNYKLNGSSGYGDIISDLPGLTIDKKKISGEVGTGDFKVQVEGNSNLNVRGY; this comes from the coding sequence ATGACGAATGACTCTGCAACACTCCCAGTACAGGAAGAGCAGCAGGCTGCTGCCGATCTAGAGACTACGGAGAATAAGATTCAGAAAAAAATAATCCCTCCGCGTCCGAAGCGACGCCCCCGCAAACGCAAATTTATCGCTGGACTGCTGGCAGCTCTCATCCCTGGAACAGGGCACTTGTACTTTGGGCTTCTCCGCAAAGGAATTACCTTTATCTTCCTGATTCTATTGGATATTTCGGCTTTATTATATTTTTCATCCATTGGAATGCAGATTAATGTTCCGCTACTTATCTTACTTGCACTAATTATTCCAACGATTTATTTCTACAATGTATATGATGTACTGCAATCGGCAGACAAGATTCTTCGTTACCCCGAAGATCAGGAGCTTGATGATGCTGTGGCAAAAGTAACCTCACCGCCTAAACGTCGTAGTATCGTCAGTGAGCCTGGTATATCCTTTGGACTTTTACTCCTCTTAGGGGGAGCGTTACTCATTCTGTTTAGCCAAAAGCCAGCATGGTTACAGTTTTTTATCGAGCATTATTCCGAAGTGGTCGTGGCTGTAGTGTTATTATGTAGTGGTTTATTTATAGGCTCGCGAGAAATTGTCAGAGGAATGGTTTGGCGTAAAAAAAATGAGTCTCACAACCGGCGTGTAGGAAGGTATACGGCATCATTATTACTCATTGCTATTGCCATCCCGTTGTTTCTGGATTGGAGAGACGGAACAGATTATATGCTTCTACTCTTGAAGTGGTGGCCAGTCATCCCAGTGTTATGGGGGATTGAGTTCTTGTTCATGTATTTCTTCTCTGGTCGTTCAGGCTCTGTTGTAAAGGGAACTAGAATCAGATTGGATTTACGCGGACTTTTATCTGCTATATTGCTTGCTGTGAGTGTATTTATCGTTGCCGAACAGGAACATTATTTATATCTGTGGAAAAATGTCAGTCTCAACTTTACGGCAGCGGCAGTGGACTATGGCGAGGCTAAGGGAAGCAAATTTCAGAAGTCTCCGCTTATTGTTCCGGTGGAATTAAATACAGCTAAAATATCCGTTGATGGTATTAATGGGGATATTTTATTACATCGTGCACCGGTAGATAATATTCAAATTTCTACTACAGTATGGGTAGATCAATTGGAGGGTCCGATGGCTGAAGCCATTTCTGAACAGTCCTTTGTGGAGGTTGTTGAAGGACCAACCATAAAAATCACCTCAAACAGTAAGGCGTACGGAGAATCAGGTAAGCGTCAGCCGCGAATGGATTTGGACATTTCCTTACCGGAAGACCGTCGGTTTAACCTCGATGTTCGCACAATGAATGGCGGGATCACCCTGCAGAACATAGAAGCGATCGAAGATATTTCACTGGAAACGGGGAATGGGGAACTTATTCTTCATCGTATCTTTGGTAATGTTAAGGGGAAAACACTGAATGGAGCTGTACGTGCCAGATCCGTCCAGGGCAGTGTTGAATTATCGACGAGCGCTGGTAACATGAATGCTTGGGACGTTACAGGGGCTTTGAAATTATCAACGGGTGTTGGCAATATCAGTGCAATCGGAAATGGAGAAAAGATCGATATTTCCAGCAAAAACGGTAATTTAGAGATTGATGGAGTCAGATCGAAGCTGCTTGCAGAATCCTTGAATGGCGTCATTGATGTTCGTTCACATGAAGTTGGAGGAGACTGGGACATTTATAGTGCAGTTGGCGATATCCATTTATATTTACCACTGTTAGGGAACTATAAATTGAATGGCTCTAGTGGTTATGGTGATATTATTTCAGATTTACCTGGCTTAACCATTGACAAGAAGAAGATATCTGGTGAAGTGGGCACAGGTGATTTCAAGGTTCAGGTTGAGGGAAACAGCAACTTAAATGTGAGAGGATATTGA
- a CDS encoding Fur family transcriptional regulator, translating to MGSGVQHALEQLKTTGVRITPQRHAILTYLMEAMNHPTADDIYRALEPKFPSMSVATVYNNLKMFMEAGMVRELTYGDSSSRFDANVSDHYHVICQQCGKIEDFSYPSLRDVELHAEQSTGFKITGLRMELHGICKCCREKQH from the coding sequence ATGGGGAGTGGCGTACAACATGCATTGGAACAATTAAAAACAACAGGTGTCCGTATAACGCCCCAGCGTCATGCGATTCTTACGTATTTAATGGAAGCAATGAATCATCCTACAGCTGACGATATATACCGGGCATTGGAGCCTAAATTTCCGAGCATGAGCGTGGCAACCGTATATAATAATCTCAAGATGTTTATGGAAGCTGGCATGGTTCGCGAGTTGACCTATGGGGATAGCTCCAGTCGTTTTGATGCCAACGTGTCTGATCATTATCATGTTATCTGTCAGCAATGCGGTAAGATTGAGGATTTCAGTTATCCTTCGCTTAGGGATGTAGAACTGCATGCTGAGCAATCTACAGGCTTTAAGATCACAGGATTGCGTATGGAACTGCATGGAATTTGCAAATGTTGCAGAGAGAAGCAGCATTAA
- a CDS encoding glycosyl hydrolase family 18 protein: protein MDRRQGQRRVKKRGGFFRRLFGLLIIAAAAYWVVFYVLPNRQHIDVDWKAQEHPIFVKGGHTGYSATGTGDSMLLPLPLLQEYVDPSIRYEEKTKSVILSTDSELLYMQEDKTDASLNNRPLQLRLAPEVKEKVTYLPADVLEDLYGFEIQEDTNTGAVLLMTAGETVSLGKVKGEAGDKTVALRNEASIHAPIVADMSPGAVVNIWNEDNKDWLFVQLSNGYAGYAKASDIIRDGQKTVEPKQSTPTRAERNWKGKAVNLYWEAVYQRKPNPETFGELPGVNVASPTWFSIIDGDGNVRSQADSAYVQWAHKRGIEVWGLLSNSFDPDMTTEALSSYEKRMNAIVQMLEYADLYNLDGINIDFENVYTKDGENVTQFMRELKPMAQAKNLIVSIDVTPKSNSEMWSAFLDRKALGTLVDYLIVMAYDEHWAASPIAGSVASLPWVEKSISRIIEEDNVPPEKVILGIPLYTRIWTEAEVDGKTKVSSKSVSMNAIEKIIKEKKLTPTFDKSAGQNYVEYKEDGALKKIWIEDKVSLKSRVELAKSFGLGGIGSWNRSFSNPSAWEALQEIHK, encoded by the coding sequence TTGGACAGAAGACAGGGACAAAGACGCGTTAAAAAGCGCGGAGGTTTTTTTAGGCGCTTGTTTGGACTTTTAATCATTGCAGCAGCAGCTTACTGGGTAGTATTTTATGTATTGCCAAATCGACAGCATATAGATGTGGACTGGAAAGCGCAAGAGCATCCCATCTTTGTAAAAGGAGGGCATACAGGTTATTCTGCCACGGGGACTGGGGATAGCATGCTATTACCATTACCGTTATTGCAAGAGTATGTGGACCCTTCCATTCGTTATGAAGAGAAGACAAAATCGGTCATATTATCAACGGATAGCGAACTTCTATACATGCAGGAAGATAAAACCGATGCCAGTCTGAATAATCGCCCTTTGCAGCTGCGGCTAGCACCTGAGGTGAAGGAGAAGGTAACCTACCTTCCTGCGGATGTATTAGAAGATCTGTACGGGTTTGAAATTCAGGAGGATACGAATACTGGTGCAGTACTATTAATGACGGCAGGGGAGACAGTTTCGCTAGGAAAAGTTAAAGGTGAAGCAGGAGACAAGACAGTAGCTCTTCGCAATGAGGCATCCATTCACGCACCTATTGTTGCGGATATGTCTCCTGGAGCAGTCGTAAATATTTGGAATGAGGACAATAAGGACTGGCTGTTTGTACAATTAAGCAACGGGTACGCAGGCTATGCCAAGGCAAGTGACATTATTCGGGATGGTCAAAAGACAGTGGAACCGAAACAATCCACACCAACACGAGCTGAACGGAACTGGAAAGGGAAAGCAGTGAATCTGTATTGGGAGGCTGTTTACCAACGTAAACCAAATCCAGAAACCTTCGGTGAGTTACCAGGTGTTAATGTGGCTAGCCCAACCTGGTTTAGTATTATAGATGGTGATGGCAATGTGCGCAGTCAGGCCGACAGTGCGTACGTGCAGTGGGCGCATAAGCGCGGTATAGAGGTATGGGGATTGCTTAGCAATAGCTTCGATCCAGATATGACCACTGAGGCATTATCCAGCTATGAGAAACGGATGAACGCAATCGTACAGATGCTCGAGTATGCAGATTTATACAATTTGGATGGAATTAATATCGACTTTGAGAATGTGTATACGAAAGACGGAGAGAATGTCACTCAATTTATGCGTGAGCTAAAACCGATGGCTCAGGCTAAGAATCTAATCGTCTCCATAGACGTGACTCCTAAGTCCAATAGCGAGATGTGGTCAGCATTTCTTGATCGTAAGGCTCTTGGGACATTAGTCGATTATCTGATCGTGATGGCTTATGATGAACATTGGGCTGCTAGCCCTATCGCGGGCTCTGTTGCCTCCTTACCTTGGGTAGAGAAATCAATAAGCCGGATCATAGAGGAAGATAATGTACCGCCTGAGAAGGTGATTTTGGGGATCCCATTGTATACTCGCATCTGGACTGAGGCTGAAGTAGATGGAAAGACTAAGGTAAGCTCTAAATCGGTTAGTATGAATGCAATTGAAAAAATTATCAAAGAGAAAAAGCTAACCCCAACATTTGATAAGAGTGCTGGGCAGAATTACGTAGAGTACAAGGAAGATGGTGCTCTTAAGAAAATATGGATAGAAGATAAGGTGAGCTTGAAATCAAGAGTTGAGCTTGCTAAGTCCTTTGGGCTTGGAGGCATCGGATCTTGGAATCGTAGCTTTAGCAATCCATCGGCATGGGAAGCATTACAAGAAATCCATAAATAA
- a CDS encoding DUF2614 family zinc ribbon-containing protein: protein MKFKSAKINAFRTWGLLLTMLGMGLMVLGTAGIVFWGSTGKVFAGIGLVIGLISMMASLAIYFWAGMLSTSAVQLECPECHKLTKMLGKTDRCMFCHTILTMDPAVANITADQLESQQLNH from the coding sequence ATGAAGTTTAAATCGGCCAAAATTAACGCTTTTCGCACATGGGGATTACTGCTCACAATGCTCGGAATGGGACTTATGGTTTTGGGTACAGCAGGCATCGTATTCTGGGGATCGACTGGCAAGGTATTCGCTGGAATCGGTCTTGTAATCGGTTTAATTTCCATGATGGCAAGTCTTGCGATCTATTTCTGGGCTGGTATGCTATCAACAAGCGCAGTTCAGCTAGAGTGCCCGGAGTGTCACAAGCTGACTAAGATGCTCGGCAAAACAGACCGCTGTATGTTCTGCCATACTATTCTTACTATGGATCCGGCTGTGGCCAATATTACTGCAGATCAGCTTGAGAGTCAGCAGCTTAACCACTAA
- a CDS encoding nucleotidyltransferase-like protein, with the protein MELSNVTLLSGETFEANVLGAVALRQKGNTPFQSALLHDFDMVVLVLHEEQDLEHIVRHTIAGDKRTQSVHIGLSALERAVMAGDNNELLTSLMTGEVIWDPKGILQDMRREILQYEGPLKERVEFMEFARFLHLYVKSKRYIEADCIMDAYNCVLMALYHWARIEVSEAGLFPEPAVWEQVKSMNTSVHKLYEELTISTETLAQRVELVLLACEFGIMSKMTDCCALLFNILNSRKEAWSIKELLQHSGLCQLEAELPLVLRKLVSRSLIREITLWTDGYEGEGHAIRYTL; encoded by the coding sequence ATGGAATTGTCCAATGTAACTTTGTTGAGTGGAGAAACGTTTGAAGCGAATGTTTTAGGAGCTGTCGCTTTGCGCCAGAAAGGGAACACTCCATTTCAAAGCGCGCTACTTCACGATTTTGATATGGTTGTATTAGTTTTGCATGAGGAACAGGATTTAGAGCATATTGTTCGCCACACCATTGCCGGTGACAAACGGACCCAGTCAGTCCATATTGGCCTTTCCGCTTTGGAGCGGGCTGTCATGGCGGGAGACAATAACGAGCTCCTTACTAGTTTGATGACAGGGGAAGTAATCTGGGATCCCAAAGGTATACTGCAGGATATGCGCCGGGAGATTTTGCAATATGAAGGGCCTCTTAAGGAACGGGTTGAGTTCATGGAGTTTGCACGCTTCTTGCATTTGTATGTGAAATCTAAGCGATATATAGAAGCTGACTGCATTATGGATGCTTATAACTGTGTATTGATGGCTCTATATCATTGGGCAAGAATAGAAGTGAGTGAAGCTGGTTTATTTCCAGAGCCCGCTGTTTGGGAACAAGTTAAAAGCATGAATACTTCGGTCCACAAACTATATGAGGAGCTAACCATCAGCACTGAAACTTTAGCGCAAAGAGTTGAGCTTGTTCTTCTAGCATGCGAATTTGGAATTATGTCCAAAATGACGGATTGTTGTGCGTTGCTCTTTAATATTTTGAATAGCCGTAAGGAAGCATGGAGCATAAAAGAATTACTACAGCATTCTGGTCTGTGTCAATTGGAGGCTGAGTTACCCCTGGTTTTACGAAAGCTTGTTTCTCGTTCCCTAATCCGTGAGATTACTTTATGGACCGACGGTTACGAGGGAGAGGGTCATGCGATCCGATATACCTTATAG
- a CDS encoding helix-turn-helix domain-containing protein has translation MDRVLYIVNAAHEVNTYIPPHQHECYELVYYLNGLGTTNVGSRSYHFRSSSFALVPPNHKHDENHREDATVLFVGFHSNHPNMENLQGVYEDDRDQTVLQILLRMKAEFTRKQDGFSELLNLQMSEITVHLIRLLSASGFQSPTEDRVQYVLNYMNEHYRHKLSVATLSEMSGYSYDRFRHLFKERFGSSPLRYLLLKRLDYAKSLLQHTQMHISEVSAAAGFVNDAQFCNMFKREIGLTPRGFRLNNQ, from the coding sequence ATGGATCGTGTTCTATATATTGTAAATGCAGCACATGAGGTTAATACCTATATTCCACCACACCAGCATGAATGCTATGAACTAGTCTATTATTTAAACGGATTAGGAACTACCAATGTAGGTTCGCGAAGTTATCATTTTCGTTCATCATCATTCGCGCTTGTACCACCCAATCATAAACATGACGAGAACCATCGGGAGGATGCTACTGTTCTATTTGTAGGCTTCCATTCAAATCACCCAAATATGGAGAATTTGCAAGGCGTATATGAAGATGATAGAGACCAGACTGTTCTGCAAATCTTGCTTCGAATGAAAGCAGAGTTTACGCGCAAACAAGATGGATTCTCTGAACTATTAAACCTGCAAATGAGTGAAATTACTGTTCATCTGATTCGGCTACTTAGCGCCTCTGGTTTTCAATCTCCAACGGAAGACAGAGTACAATATGTTCTAAACTATATGAATGAGCATTACCGCCATAAACTATCGGTCGCAACACTCTCTGAAATGTCCGGATATAGCTATGATCGTTTCCGCCATTTATTTAAAGAACGTTTCGGCTCTTCACCTCTGCGCTATCTACTATTGAAGCGTCTGGATTATGCGAAGTCTCTCTTGCAGCATACCCAAATGCATATCTCTGAAGTATCCGCAGCTGCAGGGTTTGTGAACGACGCCCAATTCTGCAATATGTTTAAACGAGAGATAGGTCTCACCCCACGGGGCTTCCGCCTAAACAATCAATAA
- a CDS encoding BMP family ABC transporter substrate-binding protein, with amino-acid sequence MKKKVLSLLLLVVMVMVTACGNNTSSNGASSNAGSNAADGGETGSGDKLKVVLLIPGTLGDKSFFDSANSGLQKVKDELGAETKVVEMGVDKTKWEPTFNDIAAEDWDVIISGGSEITEMFNATAELYPDKKFINYDTDIDEAPENMYNMSYATNEVSFLAGAVAALATQSDMASANPENVIGFVGGMDIPGINAFLVGYIQGAQYVDPDVKVAVSYAGDFVNPAKGKELSLIQYNSGVDVIFNVAGGTGLGIFDAAKEKKKYAIGVDSDQAMLLNETDSEKANLIVTSSIKKIDSAILGAVKRLQDGTLEMGKRDVLSFVDDGVGIAENDIYKNVFPADLQAKVEEVKQKLINKEITVDNAMGMETSEVEAIRNAVKP; translated from the coding sequence ATGAAAAAGAAAGTTCTTTCTTTGTTGTTACTAGTAGTAATGGTAATGGTCACAGCTTGTGGAAATAATACGTCGAGTAATGGAGCTTCCTCGAATGCAGGATCAAATGCGGCTGATGGTGGAGAAACAGGTTCAGGGGATAAACTCAAGGTCGTACTACTGATTCCAGGAACACTTGGAGACAAATCATTTTTTGACTCTGCGAATAGCGGTTTGCAAAAGGTTAAGGACGAACTGGGTGCAGAAACAAAGGTTGTAGAAATGGGTGTCGATAAAACGAAATGGGAGCCTACATTCAACGATATCGCCGCTGAGGATTGGGATGTCATTATTTCTGGCGGATCGGAAATTACGGAAATGTTTAATGCAACAGCTGAACTATATCCAGACAAAAAATTCATTAACTATGATACCGATATAGATGAAGCGCCAGAGAATATGTACAACATGTCTTATGCGACAAATGAAGTATCTTTTTTGGCAGGTGCTGTAGCAGCGCTGGCTACACAATCGGATATGGCAAGTGCTAATCCTGAGAATGTGATCGGTTTTGTAGGCGGCATGGACATTCCAGGAATTAACGCTTTCTTGGTAGGTTATATTCAGGGCGCTCAATATGTTGATCCTGATGTGAAGGTAGCAGTATCGTATGCTGGTGATTTCGTTAACCCGGCTAAAGGTAAGGAGCTTTCGCTGATTCAATATAACTCCGGTGTGGATGTTATTTTTAACGTGGCTGGCGGTACAGGTCTTGGGATCTTTGACGCAGCTAAGGAGAAGAAGAAATATGCTATCGGTGTAGATTCCGATCAGGCGATGTTGCTTAACGAAACAGATAGCGAAAAAGCAAACTTGATCGTTACTTCTTCTATTAAAAAGATTGATAGTGCTATTCTGGGTGCCGTGAAGAGATTACAAGATGGTACACTTGAGATGGGTAAACGTGATGTGTTGAGCTTTGTAGATGATGGTGTGGGCATTGCGGAGAATGATATCTATAAGAATGTATTCCCAGCAGATCTTCAGGCCAAAGTCGAAGAAGTGAAGCAAAAGCTGATTAACAAAGAAATTACAGTAGATAACGCGATGGGAATGGAAACCTCAGAAGTAGAAGCCATTCGTAACGCTGTTAAGCCTTAA